A single genomic interval of Theropithecus gelada isolate Dixy chromosome 16, Tgel_1.0, whole genome shotgun sequence harbors:
- the EVPL gene encoding envoplakin isoform X2, translating into MFKGLSKGSQGKGSPKGSPAKGSPKGSPSKHSRAATQELALLISRMQANADQVERDILETQKRLQQDRLNSEQSQALQHQQETGRSLKEAEVLLKDLFLDVDKARRLKHPQAEEIEKDIKQLHERVTQECAEYRALYEKMALPPDVGPRVDWARVLEQKQKQVCAGQYGPGMAELEQQIAEHNILQKEIEAYGQQLRSLVGPDAATIRSQYRDLLKAASWRGQSLGSLYTHLQGCTRQLNVLAEQQRRILQQDWSDLMADPAGVRREYEHFKQHELLSQEQSVNQLEDDGERMVELRHPAVGPIQAHQEALKIEWQNFLNLCICQETQLQHVEDYRRFQEEADSVSQTLTKLNSNLDAKYSPAPGGPPGAPTELLQQLEAEEKQLAITERATGDLQRRSRDVVPLPQRRNPPQQPLHVDSICDWDSGEVQLLRGERYKLIDNTDPHTWVVQGPGGETKRAPAACFCIPAPDPDSVARASRLASELQALKQKLATVQSRLKASAAESVRPSQQAPSGSAPANPQAQKLLTQMTRLDGDLGHIEKQLLAWARAPLSRTTPLEDLKGRIHSHEGTAQRLQSLGAEKETAQKECEAFLSTRPVGPAALQLPVALNSVKNKFSDVQVLCSLYREKAKAALGLEQQIRDADRVIRGFEATLVQEAPIPAEPGALQERVSELQRQRRELLEQQACVLGLHRALKTSEHACAALQNNFQEFCQDLPHQQRQVRALTDRYHAAGDQLDLREKMVQDAALTYQQFKNCKDNLSSWLEHLPHSQVRPSDGPSQIAYKLQAQKRLMQEIQSRERDRAMASRLSQALQAALQDYELQADTYRCSLEPTLAVSAPKRPRVAPLQESIHAQEKNLAKACTEVAAAQQQILQQLEFARKILEKKELSEDIRGTHDAKQGSESPAQAGRESEALKAQLEEERQRVAQVQRELEAQRSQLLQLRTQRPLERLEEKEVVEFYRDPQLEGSLSRVKAQVEEESKRRAGLQADLEVAAQKVVQLESKRKTMQPHLLTKEVTQVERDPSLDSQAAQLRIQIQQLRREDAVISARLEGLKKELLALEKREVDVKEKVVVKEVVKVEKNLEMVKAAQALRLQIEEDAARRKQAEEAVTKLQARIGDLERAISSVEPKVIVKEVKKVEQDPGLLQESSRLRSLLEEERSKNATLARELSDLHSKYSMVEKQRPKVQLQERVHEIFQVDPETEQEITRLKAKLQEMAGKRSGVEKEVEKLLPDLEVLRAQKPTVEYKEVTQEVVRHEKSPEVLREIDRLKAQLNELVNSHGRSQEQLIRLQGERDEWRRERAKVETRTVSKEVVRHEKDPVLEKEAERLRQEVREAAQKRRAAEDAVHELQSKSLLLERRKPEEKVVVQEVVVTQKDPKLREEHSRLSRSLDEEVGRRRQLELEVQQLRASVEEQEGLLSFQEDRSKKLAVERELRQLTLRIQELEKRPPTVQEKIIMEEVVKLEKDPDLEKSTEALRRDLDQEKAQVTELHRECKNLQVQIDILQKAKSQEKTIYKEVIRVQKDRVLEDERARLWEMLTRERTARQAREEEARRLRERIDRAESLGRTWSREEAELQRARDQADQERGRLQQELRALERQKQQQTLQLQEESKLLSQKTESERQKAAQRGQELSQLEAAILREKDQIYEKERTLRDLHAKVSREELSQETQTRETNLSTKISILEPETGKDMSPYEAYKRGIIDRGQYLQLQELECDWEEVTTSGPCGEESVLLDRKSGKQYSIEAALRCRRISKEEYHLYKDGHLPISEFALLVAGETKPSSSLSIGSIISKSPLASPVPQGTSFFSPGFSLGLGDDSFPIAGIYDTTTDNKCSIKTAVAKNMLDPITGQKLLEAQAATGGIVDLLSRERYSVHKAMERGLIENTSTQRLLNAQKAFTGIEDPVTKKRLSVGEAVQKGWMPRESVLPHLQVQHLTGGLIDPKRTGRIPIQQALLSGMISEELAQLLQDESSYEKDLTDPISKERLSYKEALGRCRKDPLSGLLLLPAALEGYRCYRSASPTVPRSLR; encoded by the exons GGCTGCCACTCAGGAGCTGGCCCTGCTCATCTCCCGCATGCAAGCCAACGCCGACCAGGTGGAGCGGGACATCCTGGAGACACAGAAGAGGCTGCAGCAG GACCGGCTGAACAGTGAGCAGAGCCAGGCCCTGCAGCACCAGCAGGAGACGGGCCGCAGCCTGAAGGAGGCCGAGGTGCTGCTCAAGGATCTCTTCCTGGACGTAGACAAGGCCCGGCGGCTCAAGCACCCGCAGGCTGAGGAGATCGAGAAGGA CATCAAGCAGTTGCACGAGCGGGTGACCCAGGAGTGTGCGGAGTACCGTGCCCTGTACGAGAAGATGGCGCTGCCCCCCGACGTGGGACCCAGGGTTGACTGGGCACGTGTGCTGGAGCAGAAACAG AAGCAGGTCTGCGCGGGCCAGTACGGGCCGGGCATGGCGGAGCTGGAGCAGCAGATCGCGGAGCACAACATACTGCAGAAGGAGATCGAGGCCTACGGGCAGCAGCTGCGGAGCCTTGTGGGGCCG GATGCAGCCACCATCCGGAGCCAATACCGAGACCTACTG AAGGCGGCGTCGTGGCGCGGGCAGAGCCTGGGCAGCCTGTACACTCACCTGCAGGGCTGCACGCGGCAGCTGAACGTCCTGGCGGAGCAGCAGCGCCGCATCCTGCAGCAGGACTGGAGTGACCTCATGGCCGACCCCGCGGGCGTGCGGCGGGAGTACGAG CACTTCAAGCAGCACGAGCTGCTGAGCCAGGAGCAGAGCGTGAACCAGCTGGAGGATGACGGCGAGCGCATGGTGGAGCTGCGGCACCCCGCGGTGGGGCCCATCCAG GCCCACCAGGAGGCCCTGAAGATAGAGTGGCAGAACTTCCTGAACCTGTGCATCTGCCAGGAGACCCAGCTGCAGCACGTGGAGGACTACCGCCGG TTCCAGGAAGAGGCCGACTCGGTCAGCCAGACCCTGACGAAGCTCAACTCTAACTTGGATGCCAAGTACAGCCCTGCACCTGGGGGCCCCCCTGGCGCCCCCACAGAGCTGCTGCAACAGCTGGAG GCAGAGGAGAAACAGCTGGCCATCACTGAGAGAGCCACTGGGGACCTGCAGCGGCGAAGCCGGGATGTGGTCCCTCTGCCACAGCGAAGAAACCCACCTCAGCAGCCCCTGCACGTGGACAGCATCTGCGACTGGGACTCCGGAGAA GTGCAGCTGCTGCGGGGTGAGCGGTATAAGCTGATAGATAACACTGACCCACACACCTGGGTCGTGCAGGGCCCTGGTGGGGAGACCAAGCGTGCTCCTGCCGCCTGCTTCTGCATCCCGGCACCTGACCCTGACTCCGTGGCCAGGGCCTCCCG GCTGGCCTCGGAGCTGCAGGCCCTGAAGCAGAAATTGGCCACAGTCCAGAGCCGCCTGAAGGCCAGCGCTGCAGAGTCTGTTCGGCCCAGCCAGCAGG CTCCATCTGGCTCGGCCCCAGCCAACCCACAGGCCCAGAAGCTCCTGACACAGATGACCCGGCTGGATGGGGACCTGGGACATATAGAGaagcagctgctggcctgggcaCGGGCCCCGCTGAGCCGCACCACACCCCTGGAGGACCTGAAGGGCCGCATCCACAGCCACGAG GGCACAGCCCAGCGTCTGCAGAGCCTGGGAGCAGAGAAGGAGACAGCCCAGAAGGAGTGTGAGGCGTTTCTGTCCACACGGCCCGTGGGCCCCGCTGCCCTGCAGCTGCCCGTGGCCCTCAACAGCGTGAAGAACAAGTTCAGTGATGTGCAGGTTCTGTGCAGCCTCTACAGGGAGAA AGCCAAGGCTGCCCTGGGTCTGGAGCAACAGATCCGGGATGCTGACAGGGTCATCCGAGGCTTTGAGGCCACCCTGGTGCAGGAGGCCCCCATCCCTGCCGAACCGGGTGCTCTGCAGGAGAGGGTCAGCGAGCTGCAG CGCCAGCGGAGGGAGCTGCTGGAACAGCAGGCCTGCGTGCTGGGGCTGCACCGCGCGCTGAAGACCTCGGAGCATGCGTGCGCCGCGCTGCAGAACAACTTCCAGGAGTTCTGCCAAGACCTGCCTCACCAGCAGCGCCAGGTGCGAGCCCTCACCGACCGCTACCACGCTGCAGGGGACCAGCTGGACCTGCG GGAGAAGATGGTGCAGGATGCCGCCCTCACTTATCAGCAGTTCAAGAACTGCAAGGATAACCTGAGCTCCTGGCTGGAGCACCTGCCCCACAGCCAGGTGCGGCCCAGCGACGGCCCCAGCCAGATCGCCTACAAGCTGCAGGCACAGaag agactgatgcaggagatCCAGAGCCGAGAGCGGGACAGGGCCATGGCATCCCGCCTCTCCCAGGCCCTGCAGGCGGCGCTCCAG GACTATGAGCTGCAGGCAGACACCTACCGCTGCTCTCTGGAGCCCACCCTGGCAGTGTCAGCCCCCAAGAGGCCCCGAGTGGCTCCTCTGCAGGAGAGCATCCATGCCCAG GAGAAGAACCTTGCAAAGGCCTGTACTGAGGTTGCAGCAGCCCAGCAGCAGATTCTTCAGCAGCTGGAGTTTGCTAGAAAAATACTGGAGAAG AAGGAGCTCAGTGAGGACATCCGAGGGACCCACGATGCAAAGCAGGGCTCCGAGAGCCCTGCCCAAGCAGGGAGAGAGTCAGAGGCCCTGAAGGCCCAGCTGGAAGAGGAGAGGCAGCGGGTGGCCCAAGTGCAGCGTGAGCTGGAGGCGCAGAGGAGCCAGCTGCTGCAGCTGAGGACCCAGCGGCCCTTGGAGAGGCTGGAGGAGAAGGAAGTGGTGGAGTTCTACCGGGACCCCCAGCTGGAGGGCAGCCTGTCCAGGGTGAAGGCCCAGGTAGAGGAGGAGAGCAAGCGGCGGGCTGGCCTGCAGGCAGACCTGGAAGTGGCAGCCCAGAAGGTCGTGCAACTGGAGAGCAAGAGGAAGACCATGCAGCCTCATCTGCTGACCAAGGAGGTCACCCAGGTAGAGAGGGACCCCAGCCTGGACAGCCAGGCAGCCCAGCTCAGGATCCAGATCCAGCAGCTCCGCAGGGAGGATGCCGTCATCTCAGCCCGGCTGGAAGGGCTGAAGAAGGAGCTACTGGCCCTTGAGAAGAGGGAGGTGGACGTGAAGGAGAAGGTCGTGGTGAAAGAAGTGGTCAAGGTGGAGAAAAATCTGGAAATGGTCAAGGCCGCCCAGGCTCTGAGGCTGCAGATTGAGGAGGATGCTGCACGGAGGAAGCAGGCGGAGGAGGCTGTGACCAAGCTACAGGCTCGCATCGGAGACCTGGAGCGGGCTATCAGCTCGGTGGAGCCCAAGGTCATCGTGAAGGAGGTGAAGAAGGTGGAGCAGGACCCAGGGCTCCTCCAGGAGTCCTCCAGGCTGAGGAGCCTTCTCGAGGAGGAGAGGAGCAAGAACGCGACACTGGCCAGGGAGCTGAGCGACCTGCACAGCAAGTACAGCATGGTGGAGAAGCAGAGGCCCAAAGTGCAGCTCCAGGAGCGCGTCCACGAGATCTTCCAGGTGGATCCGGAGACAGAGCAGGAGATCACTCGGCTCAAGGCCAAGCTGCAAGAGATGGCGGGCAAGAGGAGCGGTGTGGAGAAGGAGGTGGAGAAGCTGCTGCCCGACCTAGAGGTCCTGCGGGCCCAGAAGCCCACGGTGGAGTACAAGGAGGTGACCCAGGAGGTGGTGAGGCACGAGAAGAGCCCCGAGGTGCTGCGCGAGATCGACCGCCTGAAGGCTCAGCTCAATGAGCTCGTCAACAGCCACGGGCGCTCCCAGGAGCAGCTCATTCGCCTGCAGGGTGAGCGCGACGAGTGGAGGCGCGAGCGGGCCAAGGTGGAGACCAGGACGGTGAGCAAGGAGGTGGTGCGCCACGAGAAGGATCCGGTGCTGGAGAAGGAAGCAGAGCGGCTCCGCCAGGAGGTGCGGGAGGCGGCCCAGAAGAGACGGGCCGCGGAGGACGCGGTGCACGAGCTGCAGAGCAAAAGCCTGCTGCTGGAGAGGAGGAAGCCCGAGGAGAAGGTGGTGGTGCAGGAGGTCGTGGTCACCCAGAAGGACCCGAAGCTGCGCGAGGAGCATAGCCGGCTGAGCCGGAGCCTGGACGAGGAGGTGGGCCGGCGGCGCCAGTTGGAGCTTGAGGTGCAGCAGCTGCGGGCCAGCGTAGAGGAGCAGGAGGGCCTGCTCAGCTTCCAGGAGGACCGCAGCAAGAAGCTGGCCGTGGAGAGGGAGCTGCGGCAGCTGACCTTGAGGATCCAGGAGCTCGAGAAGCGGCCTCCCACGGTGCAGGAGAAGATCATCATGGAGGAAGTGGTCAAGCTGGAGAAGGACCCGGACCTGGAGAAATCCACGGAAGCCCTGCGGCGGGACCTGGACCAGGAGAAGGCCCAGGTGACGGAGCTGCATCGGGAGTGCAAGAACCTGCAGGTCCAGATTGACATTCTCCAGAAAGCCAAATCGCAGGAGAAGACCATCTACAAGGAAGTGATCCGGGTGCAGAAGGACCGCGTGCTGGAGGATGAGCGGGCCCGCTTGTGGGAGATGCTCACCAGGGAGCGCACTGCCCGGcaggccagggaggaggaggcGCGGCGCCTGCGGGAGCGCATTGACCGGGCCGAGAGCCTGGGGAGGACCTGGTCCCGGGAGGAGGCTGAACTGCAGAGGGCCCGGGACCAGGCAGACCAGGAGCGTGGGCGGCTGCAGCAGGAGCTGCGGGCTCTGGagaggcagaagcagcagcagacaCTGCAGCTGCAGGAGGAGTCGAAGCTGCTTAGCCAGAAGACAGAGAGCGAGCGGCAGAAGGCGGCCCAGCGGGGCCAGGAGCTCTCACAGCTCGAGGCGGCCATCCTCCGCGAGAAGGACCAGATCTATGAGAAGGAGCGGACCCTCCGGGACCTCCACGCCAAGGTGAGCCGGGAGGAGCTCAGCCAGGAGACCCAGACGCGAGAGACCAACCTTTCCACCAAGATCTCCATCCTGGAACCCGAGACAGGGAAGGACATGTCCCCGTACGAGGCCTACAAGAGAGGCATCATCGACAGAGGCCAGTACCTACAGCTGCAGGAGCTCGAGTGCGACTGGGAGGAGGTCACCACCTCGGGGCCCTGTGGGGAGGAGTCTGTGCTCCTGGACCGCAAAAGCGGGAAGCAGTACTCCATCGAGGCGGCCCTTCGCTGCCGGCGCATCTCGAAGGAGGAGTACCATCTGTACAAGGATGGCCACCTGCCCATCTCTGAGTTCGCACTGCTTGTGGCTGGGGAGACCAAGCCATCCTCCTCGCTCTCCATCGGCTCTATCATTTCCAAGTCCCCACTTGCCTCCCCGGTCCCCCAGGGCACCAGTTTCTTCTCTCCCGGCTTCTCTCTCGGGCTCGGTGATGACAGCTTCCCTATCGCCGGAATCTATGACACAACCACAGACAACAAGTGCAGCATCAAGACGGCCGTGGCCAAGAACATGCTGGACCCCATCACCGGGCAGAAGCTACTGGAGGCCCAGGCGGCCACAGGAGGCATCGTGGACCTGCTCAGCCGTGAGCGCTACTCTGTGCACAAGGCCATGGAGAGGGGCCTGATCGAGAACACCTCCACACAGAGGCTGCTCAACGCCCAGAAGGCCTTCACCGGCATCGAGGACCCTGTCACCAAGAAGAGGCTGTCGGTGGGCGAGGCCGTCCAGAAGGGCTGGATGCCCCGGGAGAGTGTGCTTCCACACCTGCAGGTGCAGCACCTGACTGGGGGGCTCATCGACCCCAAGAGGACAGGCCGCATCCCCATCCAGCAGGCCCTCCTCTCCGGGATGATCAGCGAGGAGCTGGCCCAGCTCCTGCAGGACGAGTCCAGCTACGAGAAGGATTTGACAGACCCCATCTCCAAGGAACGGCTGAGCTACAAGGAGGCCCTGGGCCGCTGCCGCAAAGACCCCCTGAGTGGCCTGCTGCTCCTGCCAGCAGCCCTGGAGGGGTACCGCTGCTACCGCTCCGCATCGCCCACCGTCCCGCGCTCCCTGCGCTGA